A single Nicotiana tabacum cultivar K326 chromosome 5, ASM71507v2, whole genome shotgun sequence DNA region contains:
- the LOC107792748 gene encoding putative mitochondrial protein AtMg00300, protein MEFLSKICTITDLVAGEIVLVAKRYKNIYVVDFKSLQSGDLSCLKVVDDDAELWHRRLGHSSFSLLNKLIQKDLVHGLPMSQFKTQKVCDACAREKHVKSSFKSKRYASTLKLLELLHMDLCGPMRVQSRG, encoded by the coding sequence ATGgagttcttgtccaaaatatgtacaatCACTGACCTTGTGGCTGGTGAAATAGTCctggtggccaaaagatacaagaacatctatgttgttGATTTCAAATCCTTACAGAGTGGTGATCTTAGTTGTCTGAAGGTTGTTGAcgatgatgctgaactatggcacagaagACTGGGCCATTCAAGCTTCTCccttctgaacaaactaattcagaaggactTGGTCCATGGTTTGCCTATGTCacaattcaaaactcaaaaggTCTGCGATGCATGTGCCAGAGAAAAACATGTAAAGTCCTCCTTTAAGTCAAAAAGATATGCGAGCACCTTAAAACTGCTTGAGCTCTtgcatatggatctgtgtggacctatgagggtgcaaAGTAGAGGATGA